One Hyphomonadaceae bacterium BL14 genomic window, TAAAGTGCGCCGCGCCAAGCTGTACTATCTGCGCGACCGCCGCGGCAAATCGGCCCGCATCGTCGAGCGCACCACGGGCCGCGGCATTGAAGCGCGTCCGGCCAAGGGCACCGCCAAAAAAGCCAAAGTCCAGGTCCCTGGCGAGGAATAGCGCCTCCGCGCGTTGACTCGATGCGGGGCTTGCCGTAGCAACCGCGCTCACATTTTTTCACCGGCGCCTGGCGCTGGCAAAGCGAGACGAGACGATGAAAATCCGCAGCTCCCTCCGCTCCCTGAAGGGCCGCCACCGCGACTGTCAGATCGTGCGCCGCCGCGGCAAGGTCTATGTGATCAACAAGACCGATCCGCGCTTCAAAGCGCGCGCAGGCTAAGCCACGCGCCGTGCCCGGCGCGCGCGCGGTCCTGTGGGATATCGGCAATGTCCTTGCCGACTGGAGCCCGCGCCGGCTCTATAGCAAACTTCTGACATCAGACGCCGCCGTGGATGAATTTCTCGGCGGCGTTTGTACGATGGCTTGGCACCAGGCCCATGACCGTGGCGTGCCGATGGCCGACAATCGCCGTGCGCTCATTGACGCCCATCCCGATAAAGCTGAACTGATCGAAGCGTGGGAGACGCGCTGGCCGGACATGTTCGACGGCTGGATCACCGGCATGGACGTGCTTGTGGCCGAACTGGAACGCGCCGGCATTCCGCAATACGCGCTGACGAATTATCCGGCCGAGAAAATCGCGCACCTTTACGAGACCTTCGCGCCCATCGCGCGCTTTCGCGATGTGATCGTGTCCGCCGATGAAGGCGTGGTGAAGCCCGATCCGGCGATCTACGCCATTACGCGCGGCCGTATCGGGCTGGACCCGGCCGAGGTGATCTTCCTCGACGACCGCCCGGAGAATGTGACCGCTGCGCGCGCCGCCGGCTTCCAGGCCGAGAGGTTCACGGGCGAACCCGCCGCCCGCGCCACCCTGCGCGCCTGCGGCCTGCCGGTCTGAGAATCCCCCTTCAAGCGCGCCCTGCGCCTGATACTGTGCCATCGCTGCGTCCGGTCACGGCCGCCGGGGGAGAATTTTCACATGACACGCTGGTTGATACGCGGGGCGATCGCGTTCGCAGGGCTCGCCATATTCGGTCTGGCGGGCCTCAGTGCCTTTGTGGTCGAGCGCTTTCATGCCTCCAAACCGGTGGAGACCGGGCAGCTCATGCTGGACGGTCTGTCCGGCCCGGCGCGCGTGGTGCGTGACAGCCATGGCGTCGCGCATATCTTCGCCGATGATGACCGCGATGTGTACTTCGCCCTGGGCTTCACCCATGCCTCCGAGCGCTTCTTTCAGATGGACCTGGCCCGCCGCTTCGTGCGCGGACGCCTGTCCGAGCTGTTCGGCCCGGACCTCCTCACCGCCGACGTGCGTACGCGCACGCTGGGCTATGAGCGCCTCACGCAGGACATCGCCCGGCGCGTCTCGCCCGAAACCCGCGCGGCCGTGGAGGCCTATACCGCCGGCGTGAATGCGCGCCTGGCGCAGGGCGCACCGGCACCGGAATACATCCTCCTGCGCGCCCGGCCCGAGCCGTGGGCGGTAGAGGATTCCGCCGCGATGGTCGCCTATCTCGCCCACGACCTGGCCAGTGGCGCGGAGCAGGACCTGGCGCGCGTGCGGCTGGAAAGCGTGCTCGACGCCCAGCGCCTGGGCGAGTTCATGGCACCCTACCCCGACTGGGCGCCGACGACGCTGCAGAACGAGGATATCCGCGCCGCCTTCGGATCTGTTCAGGTCCGCCCCCTCCCGGCCCCCGGCGCGGAGACCCAGCCGGACGCCATGCCCGGCTCCAACGCCTGGGTGGTGTCGGGCGCGCAGACACGGACAGGCCGCCCCCTGCTGGCCAATGACCCGCATCTGGGCCTGTCCGCGCCGTCGATCTGGTATCTGGTCCGCCTTGATCTCTCCGTCGGTCCCGTCATTGGTGCCAGCCTGCCCGGCGCGCCGTTTGTCGTGCTGGGCCGCAACGCCCATGGCGCGTGGGGCTTCACCAATACCGGGTTTGACGTCATCGATCTGGTGGCGCGCGAACGGGAGGTGCTGGACATCACCACCCGCACCGAAGCGATCACCGTCCGCGGACGGCGTGACCCGGTGGAAATCGTGGTGGAGAACACCGGCGAAGGGCCGATCCTGGATCCTGACTGGTTTGACCTGGCGGGCTTTCCCGCTGACGCCGCCATCGTGCGCCGGTCTACTGTCACCCATCCGGACAACCGCGTGGCCGACGGCGTGTTCGCCATCATGCGCTCCCAGGGCTGGGAGGATTTCGTCGAGGCCGGACGCGGCTGGACCGCCCCCATGCAGAACATGCTCTATGCCGGCATCGACGGAACAATCGGCTATACGACGGCGGGCCTGATGCCCTTGCGTGACGAGGCCGGCGACTGGACCGGCTTCATCGCGTTCGAGGATCTGCCCCGCATCGTCAACCCGCGCGGCGGGCGCATCGTGTCAGGCAATAACCGGGTCGTGTCCGACGCCTATCCTCACCCCCTGCCAGGCCTCTACGACCCCTACCGCGCTGCCCGGATCGACACCCGCCTGGACGAGGCCGAGCTGCAT contains:
- a CDS encoding HAD family phosphatase, which translates into the protein MPGARAVLWDIGNVLADWSPRRLYSKLLTSDAAVDEFLGGVCTMAWHQAHDRGVPMADNRRALIDAHPDKAELIEAWETRWPDMFDGWITGMDVLVAELERAGIPQYALTNYPAEKIAHLYETFAPIARFRDVIVSADEGVVKPDPAIYAITRGRIGLDPAEVIFLDDRPENVTAARAAGFQAERFTGEPAARATLRACGLPV
- the ykgO gene encoding type B 50S ribosomal protein L36, which encodes MKIRSSLRSLKGRHRDCQIVRRRGKVYVINKTDPRFKARAG
- a CDS encoding penicillin acylase family protein; protein product: MTRWLIRGAIAFAGLAIFGLAGLSAFVVERFHASKPVETGQLMLDGLSGPARVVRDSHGVAHIFADDDRDVYFALGFTHASERFFQMDLARRFVRGRLSELFGPDLLTADVRTRTLGYERLTQDIARRVSPETRAAVEAYTAGVNARLAQGAPAPEYILLRARPEPWAVEDSAAMVAYLAHDLASGAEQDLARVRLESVLDAQRLGEFMAPYPDWAPTTLQNEDIRAAFGSVQVRPLPAPGAETQPDAMPGSNAWVVSGAQTRTGRPLLANDPHLGLSAPSIWYLVRLDLSVGPVIGASLPGAPFVVLGRNAHGAWGFTNTGFDVIDLVAREREVLDITTRTEAITVRGRRDPVEIVVENTGEGPILDPDWFDLAGFPADAAIVRRSTVTHPDNRVADGVFAIMRSQGWEDFVEAGRGWTAPMQNMLYAGIDGTIGYTTAGLMPLRDEAGDWTGFIAFEDLPRIVNPRGGRIVSGNNRVVSDAYPHPLPGLYDPYRAARIDTRLDEAELHDVASFKDIQMDVTSHQARRLLPALLSATPESQLGVQALARLERWDGSLTADGPEGLIFSAWMRVLSAAVWMDELGPAAPWFNQPRRVFLDNVLTGEAQHWCNDTRTSQDEACAVTAGLALDAAMAETANAYGRNIDAWRWGEAHQARFAHPLADIPFVGAMFEVRQPVPGDGSTINVNHFSYASGAYDSVHAASLRAVYDLSDLNRSRFMHAPGQSGHPLSPHYRDLSARWAAGDSFEIRDDWTPDALPDGARILTLVPR